TGCAGGTATCTCGCGCAATCTTGGCCTGCCGGAGTGGCATGAGTTGATTGCCCATCTGGCTAAAGAGCTGGGTTACGATCCGAAGATTTTCAATACTTACGGCACGCATCTGTCGCTAGCGGAATATTACAAGCAGCGTAAAGGTTCGCTTGGGCCGCTGCGCAGCTGGATGGATCGCGAATGGCATCGTCCGGATATCGACGTACGCAGTTCTGAAATTCACACCATGATCACCCAGGGCAATTTCTCACGCATCTATACCACCAATTATGACCGCTGGCTGGAGATGGCGCATGAAGCGCATAACGTGCCCTATAGCAAGGTAGCCAATGCCGCAGACCTGGTGTCATTGACCGAAGATAAACGCCACATCATTAAACTGCACGGCGATTTCGATGACGATACGTCGATAGTTTTAGATGAGAGCAGCTACTTTGAGCGCCTCTATTTCGACTCTCCGCTCGATATCAAATTGACGCACGACGTGATGGGCAACTCGGTATTGTTTGTGGGCTACAGCATCAGTGATTTTAACATCCGTCTGTTATTCTACCGCCTGACCAAAATGTGGGGGCGCACCGGCCTGGCCACTGCACGTCCAAAGTCTTATCTTTTTACCAACCGTAATAATCCGGTAGCGAAAGAGGTGCTGGGGCAGTGGGGCATTGAAA
The sequence above is a segment of the Candidatus Pantoea floridensis genome. Coding sequences within it:
- a CDS encoding SIR2 family protein, whose product is MKPELKRAYDAGKLILFAGAGISRNLGLPEWHELIAHLAKELGYDPKIFNTYGTHLSLAEYYKQRKGSLGPLRSWMDREWHRPDIDVRSSEIHTMITQGNFSRIYTTNYDRWLEMAHEAHNVPYSKVANAADLVSLTEDKRHIIKLHGDFDDDTSIVLDESSYFERLYFDSPLDIKLTHDVMGNSVLFVGYSISDFNIRLLFYRLTKMWGRTGLATARPKSYLFTNRNNPVAKEVLGQWGIEMIVSEEDDPRKALALFLEELLA